Proteins co-encoded in one Anabas testudineus chromosome 8, fAnaTes1.2, whole genome shotgun sequence genomic window:
- the emp2 gene encoding epithelial membrane protein 2 encodes MLIVLAFIILFHLTGAILLFVSTIHNAWWVVSKAGPDVVYSDLWLSCNATCYPVENSHTAAASYLQVIQAAMILGTILCCVSFFVFILQLFRLKQGERFIFTAVIQLLASLCVMVAASIYTAQKDSFHVASLREGTYGSSYILAWISFPMTLISGFMYLVLRKRK; translated from the exons ATGTTGATCGTCTTAGccttcatcatcctcttccaTCTGACTGGAGCCATTCTGCTCTTTGTTTCAACCATCCACAAT GCGTGGTGGGTGGTATCAAAAGCTGGACCTGATGTTGTTTACAGTGACCTTTGGCTGTCCTGTAATGCCACCTGCTACCCTGTGGAGAACAGCcatactgctgctgctt cCTACCTGCAAGTGATCCAGGCTGCTATGATCCTAGGAACAATTTTATGTTGTGTCAGCTTCTTTGTCTTCATCCTTCAGCTGTTCAGGCTCAAACAAGGAGAGagattcattttcactgctgttaTCCAGCTATTGGCCT CTCTATGTGTGATGGTTGCAGCATCTATCTACACGGCTCAGAAAGACTCCTTTCATGTAGCCAGTCTTCGGGAAGGCACATATGGCTCTTCTTATATCCTGGCCTGGATCAGCTTCCCCATGACTCTCATCAGCGGCTTCATGTACCTGGTGCTCAGGAAGCGCAAATAG